From Amycolatopsis sp. cg9, one genomic window encodes:
- the gvpJ gene encoding gas vesicle protein GvpJ — MADAEVVRLTGDSPAEAVADLLDRVVHRGAVVTGDVIISLAGIDLVRLDLRLLLLGLEEAPG, encoded by the coding sequence ATGGCTGACGCGGAAGTGGTGCGCTTGACCGGGGATTCGCCCGCCGAAGCCGTCGCCGACCTGCTCGACCGGGTCGTGCACCGCGGTGCCGTCGTCACCGGGGACGTGATCATCTCGCTCGCCGGCATCGATCTCGTCCGGCTCGACTTGCGGCTGCTGCTGCTCGGGCTCGAGGAGGCACCGGGATGA
- a CDS encoding gas vesicle protein, whose translation MAASSDSLADVLERVLDKGVVIAGDIGVSVVDVELLTLRIRLFIASAQTAKEMGMDWWTGDPFFAPNAARAELGKTGPEPLLPEGEQPR comes from the coding sequence TTGGCCGCTTCGTCCGATTCGTTGGCGGACGTTCTGGAACGCGTACTCGACAAGGGGGTCGTGATAGCCGGTGACATCGGGGTCAGCGTCGTCGACGTCGAATTGCTTACCCTGCGGATCCGGCTCTTCATCGCTTCCGCGCAGACCGCGAAGGAAATGGGCATGGACTGGTGGACCGGCGACCCGTTCTTCGCCCCCAACGCCGCCCGTGCCGAACTCGGGAAAACCGGACCCGAGCCACTGCTGCCGGAAGGGGAACAACCGCGGTGA
- a CDS encoding alpha/beta fold hydrolase has product MTELFSRVNGIELCHESIGDPADRPLLLVMGLAAPMIWWDEEFCEALAAQGFHVIRFDNRDAGRSTRLRGRANLAQAYLLRTSPYSLADMADDAAGLLTALGIPAAHVVGASMGGMIAQTLAIRHPSRVLSLTSIMSSTGGRFVGRPSARAMSMLLAAPPRDRESYVETLLRTFRLIGSPGYPFDEDRMRQRAERTYDRGVHPGGAVRQLAAIVADRDRAPRLRRTTVPSLVVHGARDPLVHVSGGRATARAIPGADLDIVPGMGHDLPRAVWPRVIRGIERIAVKRTA; this is encoded by the coding sequence ATGACCGAGCTGTTCTCGCGCGTCAACGGCATCGAGCTCTGCCACGAGTCCATCGGCGACCCGGCCGATCGGCCCCTCCTGCTGGTCATGGGCCTGGCCGCGCCGATGATCTGGTGGGACGAAGAGTTCTGCGAAGCCCTGGCCGCCCAGGGCTTCCACGTGATCCGCTTCGACAACCGGGACGCCGGGCGCTCGACCCGGCTGCGCGGCCGGGCCAACCTGGCGCAGGCCTACCTGCTCCGCACGTCCCCGTACTCGCTCGCCGACATGGCCGACGACGCCGCCGGGCTGCTCACGGCGCTGGGCATCCCGGCCGCCCACGTGGTCGGCGCCTCCATGGGCGGGATGATCGCGCAGACCCTCGCCATCCGGCACCCTTCGCGGGTCCTCTCGCTGACGTCGATCATGTCCAGCACCGGCGGCCGGTTCGTCGGCCGGCCGAGCGCCCGCGCGATGTCGATGCTGCTCGCCGCGCCGCCGCGGGATCGCGAAAGCTACGTGGAAACGCTGCTGCGCACCTTCCGGCTGATCGGCTCGCCCGGCTATCCGTTCGACGAGGACCGCATGCGGCAGCGGGCCGAGCGCACCTACGACCGCGGGGTGCACCCGGGCGGCGCCGTCCGCCAGCTCGCCGCGATCGTGGCCGACCGCGACCGCGCCCCGCGGCTGCGGCGGACGACCGTCCCCAGCCTGGTCGTCCACGGCGCCCGCGACCCCCTGGTGCACGTCTCCGGCGGCCGCGCCACCGCGCGCGCCATCCCGGGCGCCGACCTCGACATCGTCCCCGGCATGGGCCACGACCTCCCCCGCGCCGTGTGGCCCCGCGTCATCCGGGGCATCGAGCGGATCGCGGTCAAGCGGACAGCGTGA
- a CDS encoding DUF1579 family protein has protein sequence MDMPTPGSAHDALKALVGDWTGTEELAASPWAPASTARADCGYRLALNGLAVIQDYRQRREDGSEFLGHNVFTADPATGETLWYGFDSYGFPPDSPARGDWTGATLTLEKKTARGVARHRLTPDGDTLTHEIDVKLGEDREFSPFLRARYTRAEG, from the coding sequence ATGGACATGCCCACCCCGGGTTCCGCCCACGACGCGCTGAAGGCCCTCGTCGGCGACTGGACCGGCACCGAGGAACTCGCCGCCTCGCCGTGGGCGCCGGCTTCGACCGCGCGCGCCGACTGCGGATACCGCTTGGCGCTCAACGGGTTAGCGGTGATCCAGGACTACCGCCAGCGCCGCGAAGACGGGTCGGAGTTCCTCGGCCACAACGTCTTCACCGCCGACCCGGCCACCGGCGAGACGCTTTGGTACGGCTTCGACAGCTACGGCTTCCCGCCCGATTCACCCGCCCGTGGCGACTGGACCGGCGCCACCCTGACCCTGGAGAAGAAGACAGCCCGCGGGGTGGCCCGGCACCGGCTCACCCCGGACGGGGACACGCTGACGCACGAAATCGACGTCAAGCTGGGCGAAGACCGCGAATTCAGCCCATTCCTGCGCGCCCGGTACACCCGCGCCGAGGGGTAG
- a CDS encoding CoA-binding protein, whose protein sequence is MNAEEILAGANTIAVVGLSRDPAKAAHGVPAVLQAHGFRITPVHPTATELLGEKVYRSLKDIPEPVDLVDVFRPAPEAPGIAREAVEIGAKALWLQQGIVSAEARRIAEEGGLAYVENRCTAVVRATAAISKS, encoded by the coding sequence ATGAACGCAGAGGAAATCCTCGCCGGCGCGAACACCATCGCCGTCGTCGGGCTGAGCCGCGACCCGGCCAAAGCCGCGCACGGCGTCCCGGCGGTCCTGCAGGCGCACGGCTTCCGGATCACCCCGGTGCACCCGACCGCGACCGAACTGCTCGGGGAGAAGGTCTACCGCTCGCTGAAGGACATCCCGGAGCCGGTCGACCTGGTCGACGTCTTCCGCCCGGCCCCCGAGGCACCGGGCATCGCGCGGGAAGCCGTCGAGATCGGCGCGAAGGCGCTGTGGCTGCAGCAGGGCATCGTCTCCGCCGAAGCGCGCCGCATCGCCGAGGAAGGCGGGCTCGCCTACGTCGAGAACCGCTGCACCGCCGTGGTCCGCGCGACGGCCGCGATCTCGAAGAGCTAG
- the gvpK gene encoding gas vesicle protein GvpK produces MSEPVRLPADAGRGLGHLVVTVLDILREVLERQALRRLDTLTPAQVEDLGQALIDLDLRFAEIRAALDERT; encoded by the coding sequence ATGAGCGAGCCCGTCCGGTTGCCCGCGGACGCCGGGCGCGGGCTGGGGCACCTCGTCGTCACCGTGCTCGACATCCTGCGCGAGGTGCTCGAACGGCAGGCGCTCCGGCGCCTCGACACCCTCACCCCCGCCCAGGTCGAAGACCTCGGGCAGGCCTTGATCGACCTGGACCTCCGGTTCGCGGAGATCCGGGCCGCCCTCGACGAAAGGACCTAA
- a CDS encoding 2-keto-4-pentenoate hydratase, with product MDVSKVQEAAAVLARAYATREPVEPLIKLFPNATVEDAYRIQQEQVRHWTADGDAVRGHKVGLASAAMQRQMGVDQPDYGHLTGGMFHLEHQPIPTSAFLQPRIEPEIAFVLGSALRGPGVTVADAVRAVDFVLPSLEIVDSRIRDWKISLFDTIADNASSGGVVLGSSPTALGAVDLRLAGCILYQNGSVAATGAGGAVLGSPLNSLVWLANTVGPLGVTLEPGHVVLPGSMTRAIPVSPGDTIVATIAGLGSVTAVFSEES from the coding sequence GTGGACGTCAGCAAGGTGCAGGAGGCCGCCGCCGTACTGGCGCGGGCCTACGCGACGCGCGAGCCGGTCGAGCCGCTGATCAAGCTGTTCCCGAACGCGACCGTCGAGGACGCGTACCGGATCCAGCAGGAACAGGTGCGGCACTGGACCGCGGACGGCGACGCCGTCCGCGGGCACAAGGTCGGCCTCGCCTCGGCGGCGATGCAGCGGCAGATGGGCGTCGACCAGCCCGACTACGGGCACCTGACCGGCGGCATGTTCCACCTGGAGCACCAGCCGATCCCGACGTCGGCGTTCCTGCAGCCGCGCATCGAGCCGGAGATCGCGTTCGTGCTCGGCTCGGCGCTGCGCGGCCCCGGCGTAACGGTGGCGGACGCGGTGCGCGCGGTCGACTTCGTGCTGCCGTCGCTGGAGATCGTCGACTCCCGCATCCGGGACTGGAAGATCTCGCTCTTCGACACGATCGCCGACAACGCCTCGTCCGGCGGCGTGGTCCTGGGCAGCAGCCCGACCGCGCTGGGCGCGGTGGACCTGCGGCTGGCCGGCTGCATCCTGTACCAGAACGGCTCGGTCGCGGCGACGGGCGCGGGCGGCGCGGTGCTCGGCTCGCCGCTGAACTCGCTGGTGTGGCTGGCGAACACGGTCGGCCCGCTGGGAGTGACGCTGGAGCCGGGGCACGTCGTGCTGCCGGGGTCGATGACCCGGGCGATCCCGGTGTCGCCGGGCGACACGATCGTCGCGACCATCGCCGGCCTCGGCAGCGTCACCGCGGTCTTCTCGGAGGAATCATGA
- the gvpJ gene encoding gas vesicle protein GvpJ: MTRPGQTGGGLADTLDILLDKGLVIDASVRVSVIGIELLAIEARIVIASVDTYIRYLEAMQRLQSTPVPGQISQGLGQTTGLIPPPPPTPAVAVPVEPAVPVEQP, from the coding sequence GTGACCAGACCGGGGCAGACCGGCGGCGGCCTCGCCGACACGCTGGACATCCTGCTGGACAAGGGACTCGTGATCGACGCGTCGGTGCGGGTGTCGGTGATCGGGATCGAGCTGCTGGCCATCGAGGCCCGGATCGTGATCGCCAGCGTCGACACCTACATCCGCTACCTCGAAGCGATGCAGCGCCTGCAGAGCACGCCCGTGCCCGGCCAGATCTCGCAAGGGCTCGGGCAGACGACCGGGCTGATCCCGCCCCCGCCGCCGACGCCGGCCGTCGCGGTGCCCGTCGAACCGGCCGTTCCCGTCGAACAGCCGTGA
- a CDS encoding GvpL/GvpF family gas vesicle protein — translation MSTRNWLCAYAITRNRPALDIGESPRLIGYRDLGVVVAEASPARFDRIETLDPVDGALAELAREHDAVVRAVFRHEPVLPLRFGTVLDGEAAAVRLLEAGYEQARSCLDEVDGHREWGVRVRHAEPAATSRPDVTGLTGTQYLVRRRERLKAIQRGREEVLAAAGRLEEALRRHATDSIGRARPHGVLVNTAYLVETGREAAFHAEFEWFARELRAVGATVETSGPWPPYSFTDVELGAADG, via the coding sequence GTGAGCACCCGGAACTGGCTGTGCGCGTACGCGATCACGCGCAACCGGCCCGCGCTGGACATCGGGGAGTCGCCGCGGCTCATCGGCTACCGCGACCTCGGGGTGGTCGTCGCCGAGGCGTCGCCCGCCCGCTTCGACCGCATCGAGACGCTCGACCCGGTCGACGGCGCGCTCGCCGAGCTGGCCCGCGAGCACGACGCCGTGGTGCGCGCGGTGTTCCGCCACGAACCCGTGCTGCCCCTGCGGTTCGGGACCGTCCTGGACGGTGAGGCCGCGGCGGTCCGGCTCCTCGAAGCCGGGTACGAGCAGGCGCGCAGCTGCCTCGACGAGGTCGACGGGCACCGCGAGTGGGGCGTCCGCGTCCGCCACGCCGAACCCGCCGCGACCAGCCGCCCGGACGTCACGGGCCTGACCGGAACGCAGTACCTGGTCCGCCGCCGCGAACGGCTGAAGGCGATCCAGCGCGGCCGCGAGGAAGTGCTGGCGGCGGCCGGCCGGCTCGAGGAGGCGCTGCGCCGCCACGCGACCGACAGCATCGGGCGGGCCCGGCCGCACGGGGTGCTGGTCAACACGGCCTACCTCGTGGAAACCGGCCGGGAAGCGGCGTTCCACGCGGAGTTCGAGTGGTTCGCCCGCGAGCTGCGCGCGGTGGGCGCGACGGTGGAGACGTCGGGGCCGTGGCCGCCGTACTCGTTCACCGACGTGGAGCTGGGGGCCGCGGATGGCTGA
- a CDS encoding MarR family winged helix-turn-helix transcriptional regulator, producing MRSHRAETFTRVIDAVFACNGGFLAAGDALTEPVGLTAAQWQVLGFLEDGPATAAEVARRRGLRRQSVQETVNRLLRNGMLDRLPNPGDARAPLLSLTRRAKAAMRELGRSQVEWAEGVAAEVSQEDLETTLRTLRRLRELAAQPWLR from the coding sequence ATGCGGTCCCATCGAGCCGAAACGTTCACCCGGGTGATCGACGCGGTCTTCGCCTGCAACGGCGGCTTCCTCGCGGCGGGCGACGCCCTGACCGAACCGGTCGGTCTGACGGCGGCGCAGTGGCAGGTGCTCGGCTTCCTGGAGGACGGCCCGGCGACCGCCGCGGAGGTCGCGCGGCGGCGGGGGCTGCGCCGGCAGAGCGTGCAGGAGACGGTGAACCGGTTGCTGCGCAACGGGATGCTCGACCGGCTGCCGAACCCGGGGGACGCGCGTGCCCCGCTGTTGTCGTTGACGCGGCGGGCGAAGGCCGCGATGCGGGAGCTGGGGCGGTCGCAGGTCGAGTGGGCCGAGGGGGTGGCGGCGGAGGTGTCGCAGGAGGACTTGGAGACGACGCTGCGCACGTTGCGGCGCTTGCGGGAGCTGGCGGCCCAGCCCTGGCTGCGGTGA
- a CDS encoding VOC family protein — MAPTQAEVTKLAEIRDELRERHLRPAADRPATNGRGIHHTALISSDVERTIEFYQDVLGFPLTELIENRDYPGSSHFFFDVGNGNAVAFFDLPGLNLGPYAEVLGGLHHLALSVTPERWSAIKDNLDRAGVRYLLESKTSIYLSDPDGARVELISDPLGEMYGEKIG, encoded by the coding sequence ATGGCACCGACCCAGGCCGAGGTCACCAAGCTCGCCGAAATCCGCGACGAGCTGCGCGAGCGCCACCTGCGCCCGGCCGCCGACCGCCCGGCGACGAACGGGCGCGGCATCCACCACACCGCGCTGATCTCCAGCGACGTCGAGCGGACCATCGAGTTCTACCAGGACGTCCTCGGCTTCCCCCTCACCGAGCTGATCGAGAACCGCGACTACCCCGGGTCGAGCCACTTCTTCTTCGACGTCGGCAACGGCAACGCGGTCGCCTTCTTCGACCTGCCCGGTCTGAATCTCGGCCCGTACGCGGAAGTCCTCGGTGGACTGCACCACCTGGCCCTCTCGGTGACGCCCGAACGGTGGAGCGCCATCAAGGACAACCTCGACCGGGCCGGTGTGCGGTACCTGCTGGAGAGCAAGACCTCCATCTACCTGTCCGATCCGGACGGTGCCCGCGTCGAGCTGATCTCCGACCCGCTGGGTGAGATGTACGGCGAGAAGATCGGCTGA
- a CDS encoding NHL repeat-containing protein: protein MTTSELAAIGGPGSGPGRFSAPSGIAVDVRGRVWVADTGNDRVQAFTREGELVRVIAGRLKAPEGIAVDAAGNVYVADTGNRRVVQYTWWGGFVRGFGDFGRPRAVAVDPAGRLLVDDGGRVARFDTRTGAALPDAAGWAGSPRDSAGDGAGGVWVADTGNHRIVHFGAPG, encoded by the coding sequence GTGACCACCAGTGAGCTCGCCGCCATCGGCGGGCCCGGCTCCGGGCCGGGCCGGTTCAGCGCGCCGTCGGGGATCGCGGTCGACGTGCGCGGGCGGGTGTGGGTGGCCGACACCGGCAACGACCGCGTGCAGGCGTTCACCCGCGAAGGCGAGCTCGTGCGCGTGATCGCCGGGCGGCTCAAGGCACCCGAGGGGATCGCGGTCGATGCCGCGGGCAACGTCTACGTCGCAGACACCGGCAACCGCCGGGTCGTGCAGTACACGTGGTGGGGCGGGTTCGTGCGCGGGTTCGGCGACTTCGGCCGGCCCCGCGCGGTCGCGGTCGACCCGGCCGGGCGGCTGCTGGTCGACGACGGCGGCCGCGTCGCGCGGTTCGATACCCGGACCGGCGCGGCGCTGCCCGACGCCGCCGGGTGGGCCGGTTCACCGCGCGACAGCGCCGGCGACGGCGCGGGCGGTGTCTGGGTCGCCGACACGGGCAACCACCGGATCGTCCACTTCGGAGCGCCGGGCTAG
- a CDS encoding GvpL/GvpF family gas vesicle protein produces MTLQLYGVVRAGHPRASRTVRWDDLAMVVGDPEPDPAAHLAVVSALVEGGPVLPVRFGTVAEDEEAVRSEVLAPAAGTYRADLDRLDGLAEVHVCLRFTEPGSAWRSARSDGLLSEVAERARDSVALPAGESADERWAFLVGLGDLLVVRDTVAGLGHGGGVQADWLGPLPAYSFLDRRTCSRWSW; encoded by the coding sequence GTGACGCTGCAGCTCTACGGCGTCGTGCGCGCCGGGCACCCGCGGGCGTCACGCACCGTGCGCTGGGACGACCTGGCCATGGTCGTCGGCGACCCCGAACCCGACCCGGCGGCACACCTCGCGGTGGTGTCCGCGCTCGTCGAGGGCGGCCCGGTGCTGCCGGTCCGGTTCGGCACCGTGGCCGAGGACGAGGAGGCCGTCCGCAGCGAGGTGCTCGCCCCGGCCGCCGGCACCTACCGGGCCGACCTCGACCGGCTCGACGGGCTGGCCGAGGTGCACGTCTGCCTGCGGTTCACCGAACCCGGGTCGGCGTGGCGCTCGGCGCGCTCGGACGGGCTGCTGTCCGAGGTCGCCGAGCGGGCCCGCGACTCGGTGGCGCTGCCGGCCGGGGAATCCGCGGACGAGCGGTGGGCGTTCCTCGTCGGGCTCGGCGACCTGCTCGTCGTCCGGGACACCGTCGCCGGGCTCGGGCACGGCGGCGGCGTCCAGGCCGACTGGCTCGGGCCGCTGCCCGCGTACAGCTTCCTCGATCGGCGGACGTGCTCCCGCTGGAGCTGGTGA
- a CDS encoding ABC transporter ATP-binding protein has protein sequence MSRPAEPKPTDSPPLIGVENVKMPEWARVDERVASAGFGQAVRALPTAISVVLRLAWRTSPRLTLLAGFVHVVSGCVTAFGLLATANVFTALLEQGPTPDRVLQSLPAIAVVTGSYAARAALDAAVAVVEGALRPRVTAEADDAVTAAVVRVGLIAFEDADFRELARQGARFGVRAIETSLRRLADLTSSAISLAAAMITAGLLNPWLAPVLLLAAAADGWAAARVAKLNYRHFLDTVGRNIRKSVVEEVATWRTMALERHALTLQEPLLGEYRRISRSLAREEIRLAHRSNLVRTTGRAAAGLGTAVAYLVLGWLLYSGAMELALAGTAVLAMRTASTALSNTMRAVNSLYEDSFYIGFYNQLLAESRKRRPPETSLAAPPDPDEIRLAGVTFTYPGRETPALRDVSLTIRRGEVVALVGENGSGKTTLGKLLTGLYPPDEGTVHWDDVDLARADPASVHANIAVIAQEPAEWPMTAANNITVGRLGRADPDRRAWREAVGYSGADEVIAALPAKENTMLSKKFDEGHDLSGGQWQRMGIARGIYRDASVLVADEPTAALDARAEARVFAGLQHASTSHRGRRTTVLVTHRLANIRTADRILVLEKGRLIEEGTHDDLIRAGGVYHELYEIQARAYRNGPAVTRGGSDGAVVS, from the coding sequence GTGTCCAGACCCGCCGAACCGAAGCCGACGGACTCGCCCCCGCTGATCGGGGTCGAGAACGTGAAGATGCCCGAGTGGGCCCGCGTCGACGAGCGCGTGGCCTCCGCGGGCTTCGGCCAGGCCGTGCGCGCGCTGCCCACGGCGATCTCCGTCGTGCTGCGGCTGGCGTGGCGGACTTCACCGCGGCTGACGTTGCTGGCCGGCTTCGTGCACGTCGTTTCGGGCTGCGTCACGGCGTTCGGGCTGCTCGCCACCGCGAACGTCTTCACCGCGCTGCTCGAACAGGGCCCGACACCGGACCGGGTGCTGCAGTCGCTGCCCGCGATCGCGGTCGTCACCGGGTCGTACGCGGCGCGCGCGGCGCTGGACGCGGCGGTCGCCGTCGTCGAGGGTGCGCTGCGGCCGCGCGTCACCGCGGAGGCGGACGACGCCGTGACGGCGGCGGTGGTGCGCGTCGGGCTGATCGCGTTCGAGGACGCGGACTTCCGCGAACTGGCGCGGCAGGGCGCCCGGTTCGGCGTGCGGGCCATCGAGACGAGCCTGCGCCGGCTGGCCGACCTGACGTCCTCGGCGATCTCGCTCGCGGCGGCGATGATCACGGCCGGCCTGCTGAACCCGTGGCTCGCGCCGGTGCTCCTGCTCGCCGCGGCGGCCGACGGCTGGGCCGCCGCGCGCGTCGCGAAGCTGAACTACCGGCACTTCCTCGACACGGTCGGGCGCAACATCCGCAAGTCGGTCGTCGAGGAGGTCGCCACCTGGCGGACGATGGCCCTCGAGCGGCACGCCTTGACGCTGCAGGAGCCGTTGCTCGGCGAGTACCGGCGGATCTCGCGCAGCCTCGCGCGGGAGGAGATCCGGCTGGCGCACCGCAGCAACCTGGTGCGCACGACCGGCCGGGCGGCAGCCGGGCTGGGCACGGCGGTGGCGTACCTGGTGCTCGGCTGGCTGCTCTACAGCGGCGCGATGGAACTGGCGCTGGCCGGCACGGCGGTGCTGGCGATGCGCACGGCGTCGACGGCGCTGTCCAACACCATGCGCGCGGTCAATTCGCTGTACGAAGACTCGTTCTACATCGGCTTCTACAACCAGCTGCTCGCGGAATCGCGGAAGCGCCGGCCACCGGAGACGTCGCTGGCCGCGCCGCCCGACCCGGACGAGATCCGGCTGGCGGGCGTCACGTTCACCTACCCGGGCCGCGAAACCCCGGCCCTGCGGGACGTTTCGCTGACCATCCGGCGCGGCGAGGTGGTCGCGCTGGTCGGCGAGAACGGCTCGGGCAAGACCACGCTCGGCAAGCTCCTCACCGGCCTCTACCCGCCGGACGAGGGCACGGTCCACTGGGACGACGTCGACCTGGCCCGGGCCGACCCGGCGTCGGTGCACGCGAACATCGCGGTGATCGCCCAGGAACCGGCGGAGTGGCCGATGACGGCGGCGAACAACATCACGGTCGGCCGCCTCGGCCGCGCGGACCCGGACCGCCGCGCGTGGCGGGAAGCGGTGGGCTACTCGGGCGCGGACGAGGTGATCGCCGCCCTGCCCGCCAAGGAGAACACCATGCTGTCGAAGAAGTTCGACGAGGGCCACGACCTGTCGGGCGGCCAGTGGCAACGCATGGGCATCGCCCGCGGCATCTACCGCGACGCCTCGGTCCTGGTGGCCGACGAACCGACCGCGGCCCTCGACGCCCGCGCCGAAGCGCGGGTGTTCGCCGGCCTCCAGCACGCGAGCACGTCCCACCGCGGCCGCCGCACCACGGTCCTGGTCACCCACCGCCTGGCCAACATCCGTACGGCGGACCGGATCCTGGTCCTGGAGAAGGGCAGGCTGATCGAGGAGGGTACCCACGACGACCTGATCCGCGCCGGCGGGGTCTACCACGAGCTGTACGAGATCCAGGCCCGCGCCTACCGGAACGGCCCTGCGGTGACACGTGGCGGATCGGACGGCGCCGTGGTCTCCTGA
- a CDS encoding 2-keto-4-pentenoate hydratase — protein MNVREAAAALLGTVSERSPLSEEWPGLDVDTAYAIQDEALRQRRARGETLIGVKLGLTSRAKQQRMGIDSPLLAWLTDAMVLPAGVPVPQDALIHPRAEPELVFVLGKRLAGPGVTAATALAAVDRVYGGIEVIDSRYADYRFTLPDAVADNGSSAYFGVGPVGLPPAALDLSLEAALLEVDGQIVDTATGAAVQGHPAEALALAANALAARGLALEPGWLVLTGGMTDAVPLRRGSRVAAHFSHLGSITLSA, from the coding sequence ATGAACGTGCGCGAGGCGGCCGCCGCGCTGCTGGGGACGGTTTCGGAGCGCTCACCGCTGTCGGAGGAGTGGCCCGGCCTCGACGTCGACACGGCGTACGCGATCCAGGACGAGGCCCTGCGGCAGCGGCGCGCCCGCGGCGAAACCCTGATCGGCGTGAAGCTGGGCCTGACGTCACGTGCGAAGCAGCAGCGGATGGGCATCGACTCGCCCCTGCTGGCCTGGCTCACCGACGCGATGGTGCTGCCCGCGGGCGTGCCGGTGCCGCAAGACGCGCTGATCCACCCGCGCGCCGAGCCGGAACTGGTCTTCGTGCTGGGCAAGCGGCTGGCGGGCCCCGGCGTCACCGCGGCGACAGCGCTGGCCGCGGTCGACCGCGTGTACGGGGGCATCGAGGTCATCGACAGCCGCTACGCGGACTACCGCTTCACCCTCCCGGACGCGGTCGCGGACAACGGCTCGTCGGCGTACTTCGGCGTCGGCCCGGTGGGACTGCCGCCCGCCGCGCTGGACCTGTCCTTGGAGGCGGCGCTGCTGGAGGTCGACGGCCAGATCGTCGACACGGCCACCGGCGCGGCGGTCCAGGGCCACCCGGCGGAGGCGCTCGCCCTGGCCGCGAACGCCCTCGCGGCCCGCGGCCTGGCCCTCGAGCCGGGCTGGCTGGTGCTGACCGGCGGCATGACGGACGCGGTGCCGCTCCGCCGCGGCTCCCGCGTCGCGGCCCACTTCTCCCACCTGGGGTCGATCACGCTGTCCGCTTGA